In the genome of Girardinichthys multiradiatus isolate DD_20200921_A chromosome 7, DD_fGirMul_XY1, whole genome shotgun sequence, one region contains:
- the otc gene encoding ornithine transcarbamylase, mitochondrial, which translates to MPLNLLSVSRSFLKCLKSFHHNPQRGFSSGSASLSSVSLKGRSCLTLKDFSSDEIKRLLWVSGDLKHQIKHEKQYLPLLQGKAIAMIFEKRSTRTRMSTETGFALLGGHPCFLTSQDIHLGVNESCTDTARVLSGLCNIVLARVYNHATLEELDREASIPIINGLSDLYHPIQILADFLTLQEHYGYLSGLTVSWIGDGNNVLHSFMMTAAKLGVHLKVATPKGYEPDKNVIEEAQKLSKQHGTQLVLTSDPMEAAHGSNVLVTDTWVSMGQEEEKKRRLKDFQGYQITMQTGNVAKPDWTFLHCLPRKMEEVDDQVFYSSRSLVFPEAENRKWTIMGLMVSLLTDYTPQISMPKF; encoded by the exons ATGCCTTTAAATCTGTTGTCTGTCAGCAGATCCTTTTTAAAGTGTTTGAAATCTTTCCATCACAACCCTCAAAGAGGATTTAG CAGTGGATCGGCTTCCTTGAGTTCAGTGAGTTTAAAGGGTCGGAGCTGTCTCACACTTAAAGATTTCAGCTCAGATGAAATCAAGAGGTTGCTGTGGGTATCTGGGGACCTCAAGCATCagataaaacatgaaaagcaG TATCTGCCTCTTCTGCAAGGAAAGGCAATCGCCATGATATTTGAGAAGAGGAGTACCAGAACAAGAATGTCCACAGAAACAG GTTTTGCTTTGTTGGGTGGACACCCCTGTTTCCTAACCTCACAGGACATCCATTTGGGAGTAAATGAAAGCTGCACCGACACAGCAAG GGTTCTCTCGGGACTTTGCAATATCGTTTTGGCACGAGTTTACAACCATGCCACGCTCGAGGAACTGGACCGAGAGGCTTCCATTCCCATAATTAACGGACTCTCTGACCTTTATCACCCGATCCAGATTCTGGCAGACTTCCTTACTTTACAG GAGCATTATGGATATCTTAGTGGACTTACAGTCAGCTGGATTGGAGATGGAAACAATGTCCTCCACTCCTTCATGATGACTGCTGCCAAACTGGGAGTTCATCTTAAAGTTGCCACACCAAAG GGTTATGAACCAGACAAGAATGTAATTGAAGAGGCGCAGAAGTTGTCCAAACAA CATGGTACCCAACTTGTTCTGACCTCTGATCCGATGGAGGCGGCTCATGGCAGCAATGTCTTGGTCACTGACACTTGGGTCAGCATGGGCcaggaagaggagaaaaaaaggagGCTCAAAGATTTCCAGGGATACCAGATTACAATGCAG ACAGGAAATGTGGCCAAACCAGACTGGACCTTTCTTCACTGCCTCCCTCGGAAGATGGAGGAGGTGGATGACCAGGTGTTTTATTCATCCCGCTCCCTCGTCTTTCCTGAGGCAGAGAATCGGAAATGGACCATCATG GGTTTGATGGTTTCTCTTTTGACTGACTACACTCCACAGATCTCCATGCCGAAGTTTTAA
- the gpr161a gene encoding G-protein coupled receptor 161, whose protein sequence is MNTSRNCTSAGYSDGLAALESVSIVTITLLSCLGNLLIVATLYRRPYLLTPSNKFVFSLTLSNLLLSVLVLPFVAVSSAKREWVFGVVWCNLTALLYLLISSASMLTLGAIAIDRYYAVLYPMIYPMKITGNRAVVVIAYVWLHSVVGCLPPLFGWSSFEFDCLKRTCVASWSREPSYTAFWVTWCILPPFFIMLACYGVIFRVARMKARKIHCGTVVVSQDDSVGAQRNGRKNSSTSTSSNGSRRSLVYAGSQCKAFVTILVVIGTFLITWGPYVGVVCTEALWGQGSVSQGLETLVSWLSFCSAVCHPLIYGLWNKTVRKELLGMCFGDRYYRESFATRQRTSRLFSISNRITDLGMSPHLTAMLAGGGHLLAQGSSTGDTGFSFTQDSGTDVMLLDNSCSDGSSFPTLHGNPSGKRRSSVTFEDQVEHSKAENTSPVHVHAEVHKSLDSFASCLAKAIESDAKLALFEQSLAPQGGLFVTRGTQKPRYLDGQRLRLESIDEGIVKDNREDQEDVEEKLI, encoded by the exons ATGAACACCAGTAGGAACTGCACCTCAGCGGGGTATAGTGATGGTCTGGCAGCCCTGGAGTCTGTGTCCATCGTGACCATCACGCTCCTCTCCTGCCTGGGGAACCTGCTGATCGTGGCCACCCTCTATCGCAGACCGTACCTGCTCACGCCGAGCAATAAGTTCGTGTTCAGCCTGACCCTTTCCAACCTGCTGCTGTCCGTGCTGGTGCTGCCGTTTGTGGCCGTGAGTTCAGCAAAAAGGGAGTGGGTCTTCGGGGTGGTGTGGTGCAACCTCACCGCGCTGCTCTACCTGCTCATCAGCTCAGCCAGCATGTTGACCCTTGGAGCTATTGCCATTGACAG GTACTACGCCGTGCTGTACCCGATGATCTACCCCATGAAGATCACGGGCAACAGGGCGGTGGTGGTCATCGCCTACGTGTGGCTACACTCTGTGGTGGGTTGTCTGCCCCCTTTGTTTGGTTGGTCCTCCTTTGAGTTTGACTGTTTAAAGCGGACATGTGTCGCATCCTGGTCAAGAGAGCCAAGTTACACTGCCTTCTGGGTCACCTGGTGCATCCTCCCCCCCTTCTTCATTATGTTGGCCTGCTATGGAGTCATTTTCCGTGTGGCTCGCATGAAAGCCAGAAAAATACACTGTGGGACTGTTGTTGTATCCCAAGACGACTCTGTGGGAGCTCAGAGAAACGGACGCAAGAACTCAAGCACTTCAACTTCCTCTAACGGGAGCAGACGGAGCCTTGTGTATGCAGGGAGTCAATGCAAGGCCTTCGTCACCATCTTGGTGGTGATCGGCACCTTCCTGATCACTTGGGGGCCTTACGTTGGGGTGGTGTGTACCGAGGCACTGTGGGGGCAGGGCAGCGTCTCTCAGGGGCTGGAGACGCTGGTGTCGTGGCTCTCTTTCTGCAGTGCTGTGTGCCACCCACTCATCTACGGTTTGTGGAATAAAACCGTGAGGAAGGAGCTGCTGGGGATGTGCTTCGGGGATCGTTACTACAGAGAGTCCTTCGCCACAAGGCAGCGGACGTCCCGTCTCTTCAGCATCTCCAACAGAATTACAG ACTTGGGTATGTCCCCGCACCTGACTGCTATGCTGGCTGGAGGGGGACACCTGTTGGCCCAGGGCAGTAGCACAGGAGACACTGGCTTCAGCTTCACTCAGGACTCAG GCACGGATGTGATGCTGCTAGATAACTCCTGCTCAGATGGCTCCTCCTTCCCGACGCTCCATGGGAATCCATCTGGGAAGAGGCGGAGCTCGGTCACCTTTGAAGACCAGGTGGAGCATTCCAAAG CGGAAAACACGTCTCCAGTGCACGTCCACGCAGAGGTCCATAAATCTCTCGACTCGTTCGCCTCCTGCTTGGCGAAGGCCATCGAGAGCGATGCCAAGCTCGCACTGTTCGAGCAGAGTCTAGCTCCGCAAGGGGGGCTCTTTGTGACAAGGGGTACGCAGAAGCCCAGATACCTGGACGGTCAGAGACTGAGGCTGGAGAGTATCGATGAAGGCATCGTAAAGGACAACCGAGAAGATCAAGAGGATGTGGAGGAGAAACTCATCTGA